From a region of the Thermomicrobium roseum DSM 5159 genome:
- a CDS encoding tautomerase family protein, producing MPMLEIVVARKEPLTTDQKRAFAREAVEIFHRVLGTPPGRLRLAFYELRPEESLDLLTDESSEDAHRH from the coding sequence ATGCCGATGCTCGAGATCGTCGTGGCTCGTAAGGAACCGTTGACGACCGACCAGAAACGCGCTTTCGCCCGCGAAGCGGTGGAGATCTTCCACCGCGTGCTCGGCACACCGCCCGGGCGACTCCGCTTGGCCTTCTACGAGCTGCGGCCCGAAGAGAGCCTCGATCTCCTCACCGACGAGTCGTCCGAGGATGCTCATCGGCACTGA
- a CDS encoding catechol 2,3-dioxygenase gives MSTNGHAEPLFEVAQLAHVEIYTPDLDGTLWFFKELLGLEETERVGDSVYLRAYEDWYHHTLKVTKREKPGLGHVAWRTTSPQALERRVRALEEAGFGEGWIEGDRGHGRAYRFHTPDGHPMELLWEVEYYKTPAEAKTKLINRPQRRPLRGVPVRRIDHVNLLASDVTQNKQFLMDLLGFRLRENIQLNNGREAGAWLSVSPLVHEIAFMMDQSGAKGRLHHVCYWYGYPQHLNDIADVFSEVGIKIEAGPGKHGISQAMFMYVIEPGGNRVELFGDAGYLIFDPAWQPITWREEELDKGIIWFGSPLPAEFFLYGTPPVEAAEPARADD, from the coding sequence ATGAGCACGAACGGGCATGCGGAACCACTCTTCGAGGTCGCGCAACTGGCGCACGTCGAGATCTATACCCCGGACCTCGACGGCACGCTCTGGTTCTTCAAGGAGCTCCTCGGCCTGGAGGAGACCGAGCGGGTCGGCGACTCGGTCTATCTGCGTGCCTATGAGGACTGGTACCACCACACCCTCAAGGTCACCAAGCGCGAAAAGCCGGGCCTTGGGCACGTGGCCTGGCGCACCACCTCCCCCCAGGCGCTCGAGCGCCGCGTCCGCGCCCTCGAGGAAGCCGGCTTCGGCGAGGGGTGGATCGAGGGAGACCGCGGCCATGGCCGCGCCTACCGCTTCCACACCCCCGACGGGCACCCGATGGAGCTCCTCTGGGAGGTCGAGTACTACAAGACCCCGGCCGAGGCCAAGACCAAGCTCATCAACAGGCCGCAGCGCCGCCCCCTGCGCGGCGTCCCGGTCCGCCGCATCGATCACGTCAATCTCCTGGCCAGCGACGTGACCCAGAACAAGCAGTTCCTGATGGACCTCCTCGGCTTCCGCTTGCGCGAGAACATCCAGCTCAATAACGGCCGGGAGGCCGGCGCCTGGCTCTCGGTCAGCCCGCTGGTGCACGAGATCGCCTTCATGATGGACCAGTCCGGCGCCAAGGGCCGGCTCCACCACGTCTGCTACTGGTACGGCTACCCGCAGCACCTCAACGACATCGCGGATGTGTTCAGCGAGGTCGGGATCAAGATCGAAGCTGGCCCCGGCAAGCACGGGATCTCCCAAGCCATGTTCATGTACGTCATCGAGCCGGGCGGCAACCGCGTCGAACTCTTCGGGGATGCCGGGTACTTGATCTTCGACCCAGCCTGGCAGCCGATCACCTGGCGGGAGGAGGAGCTCGACAAGGGAATCATCTGGTTTGGCTCCCCACTGCCGGCCGAGTTCTTCCTCTACGGCACCCCGCCGGTCGAGGCTGCCGAACCTGCCCGCGCCGACGACTGA